The following DNA comes from Mya arenaria isolate MELC-2E11 chromosome 11, ASM2691426v1.
AATAATAGATTACCATTTGGTactgaataaatttaataatggtgacatattgtgaccaaacttggtatgtaggattcatgagtttatggaggactgcCATAGGATTGCATGCGGGGCCCCTAGGGTCacggtcactgttactaaaaaaaagaaaaaacagttgaaactgaatatcacAACGAAGGCTTATATTCTTTTGTCAGTCATTGaaaatctgtttgtttttttgcattgtggaattttttgtttacttttaaatttgacttttttattgcttatgacaggcatatatatatatataaaatcattattgtattcatttctaagacgaAGCGGCGAAAAGGTGAACGGGATGTCCTACTTCAGCACTTGTTTTTTGTCTCATCACCAAACATTACTCTTTTTCTTTCAGTGGGTCCACGAAGGTAGAGGATGCTGCAGATCTGTATGTACGAGCAGCAAACTCCTTCAAAATGGCAAAGAAATGGCCAGGTTGAGATTGGTTGACACAAATGCATTTATTGGTTTAacatctttgttgtttttgagATTCATACTACAATACCAgtatacattcatatttttatctttaGCGCGAATGTCTGTCCgtatgtctgtctgtttgtcacACTTTCGTGTTCAATCCCTATCTTTCATCAAATGTAACATGTTCACCACATGGTGATGACGTGCATAACCTGCATTCCAGGCATGCTGGGTCAAGATCACAATCCAATGTCAAAGCTTTGAGTCATAGATTTTGGGTCTGCTCCATATCTCATTAATATGCTATGAACGATTTTCATGacttttttcatgaaacttatataaaatgttcaccGCATCGAGATGACATACAGAACCCACATAACAGACTTGCTGGCTCATGGTCAGGGTCACAGTTAAAGGTTCGAGTCATAGATTTCATGTCCGCTTTGTAACTCCAAACCCGTTCaaggattttcatgaaacttgggtaaaatgttgacaacataACATGAAGAACCCACACTCCAGATTTGCCAAGGctgttcaaggtcaaggtttaAGTTCAAAGGTTTGAGCCACAGATTTAATGTCAGCTGCCTATCTCCAAAAGACCATGAAGGAAAGTTATAGTCACCTCATTGACACAGCACCCACAGTCCACTCCATCTGTCTCAATGTCAAATGTCATGGGTTTAAACTGGTCATATCATTTGGTTAACCAATACCGTAAATTCCAGTAAAGCATGTGACTaatctttttattgatttaagactgttaatgtaaaacattgattAACCAATTAATTGATACACATTTAAATTGTTCTGTTTTAGGTGCTGGTGAATGTTTCTGCCGTGCATCAGAGCTGCAGCTGCAACTAGGTAGTAAACATGAGGCAGCCACACACTATGTAGATGCCGGTGGAGCATACAAGAAGGCAGACCCTCAAGGTAAACTaattgttgacaaaaatattttgagatttCTCTAGGGGTTTCTGCAATGCAACTGATATCAAAATAAGAACTTTGGAAGAAATAGTCCGAAATTCTACACTAGTACTAAAAAGAATAAATCATGAAAccttgatatttaaatgaataagcCTTTAAACATTCTACCAGTGCAGGACctgtgggcttgtgctaatttccaCCACTGATGCAATATCTTCTTCGTTTTATTCTCAAATTGTGATAACTGCCATTTAGGTGCCTATCATACAATGTATATAGTTTGGTGCCCTATTTCCATTAATTCCaattacattttcaatgaaGATCAATTATATAGTTTGGTAACCTATTTCCATCAAGTCCAATTGTACCAATTGACATTATTGAATGTTTAACtacaaaaaaatatgccaagaTTCCCATGTAACATCTGCTCTGATATTTGTTGAATGgaaacttttttgttttctagAGGCAGTAAACTGCTTAGGAAAAGCAATAGAAATATACACAGATATGGTAagatatcattattatattaacaaGAACAGATATATACactggaaactcactaaaccggatctccacaaaaccggaatcctcgggataccggacttttttcagagtcccggttttacccttctattttcaatgtaaaaaaatccctacaaaaccggaattccggataccgaaCAAAAAATCGAATAATAATTTGTTAGCTGTCAACGTAATTgtacctcacaaaaccggacgtttatttgttcaaacatgtcaaaataattgtgtGTATTAGGAActcgcgaatcgcgtgtcactttgttttgacagtcggtgcgtcgttaaatattacacctgtgatgttgtgttaactcaataatcgataatgatgattgcgctgtggattgactgtcgcgggataatcaaacgataatcaaacttgtgaaaagaaaattgattgaaacattaatttgtttgttgtagaaaataaagaactagaaacggttatttagtgatcattttggagggttgttttatctaaagacttctatgattgaatcaaattagagcggtgcgttaattaaactatcaaacatactaaacaagcattaaattatgcgaattgttttatttcaagacttggaaaaaagatgattataaaaacgcagaaatgtttaattatgcttatcacttttgcaagtgttttaatcatgtctcaacctccgtctaaacgtcggagaattgaactgtccctagaggacaaaagcctttaaaggttaacccagttaatattttgagtaaacttgctccgtacatcaaatcctcactaaactgGATTCCTTACTAAActggaaattttgcccagtccggaccttgtccggtttagtgagtttccactgtatataGCTTATAGTTGAAGTTTtttgtacaataaaaacaatgatatttaatttaagttgaatttttgataaatgaaaaattgacaTGAAGTACATATAAGTACTTAATAAAAACTTGCTGGAAAATCTTATGATATACCTTGTCATTGTTAAGGGTCGGTTCACCATTGCTGCAAAGCATCATGTTTCGATAGCAGAGATTTATGAGAATGAACTTGCTGATATGGACAAGGCCATCTCCAGCTACCAGCAGGCTGCAGACTACTATAAAGGGGAGGAGTCAAACAGGTACCACAGTAGGATGTAATGGTGTTATGTAACCCACACTTCTAAATACCTTCTTTTGTCATTCTCTCATCTCTGCGAGTCATGTTTTTGCATTTGCATCAGTTTTAGTCTGACTATTCAAATAATAAGAAGGGATATTTAACTCCTGTGGCGACTCTTTTTCAGCAAGTTGGgttattattcatattttaaaacatgttcatttaattgacttgaTACTGCACACAGATGTTCAGGGTTATCAGACAATTAAGTTTGACAACTCTTTATGATcttcaacaaaacaattattcCCTGATTGACAAGTTTTTCAGCATGTTGTGTCTTATGATCAATCTCAAAAATTGTTTATGCAATTGTCATTATATTTGAACAAAGTGTTGAGGGCACTCAGAAAGTTATTTAAATCTAATTGAATCTCAgaacaagttatggcccttgattgaacGAGTAAGGTTTGGTTTAAGTTTTTCGGCAAGTGAGCACTTGGTCATATCTCAAAATTTGTTCATGCGATTGACATAATGCCTCACCTTTGTGTTTAGAGCCATTAGACAATTTAGATTCCGAAACCTATAATTATAAGTGTTAGTGTTAAAGCTGGCATAGATATCAGaatatttacacaatttatGCTGTTTTATAATTTCAGTTCAGCTAATAAATGTCTGCTGAAGGTAGCCCAGTATGCAGCTCAGCTCGAGAGATATGACCAGGCTATACAAATATATGAGGAGgtaaatcataaatattcagctcatttgatttttgaaaatgacaaattaagGTATAGCTATAGCCTTTGTGTCAATGTCATCACCGTCAAAGACATCATTGTCAACATTGCCATTTAGCCTGTATATAcacaaagcctaatcgtaagaaaAAAAGTAGGTTTTATCGTAGCCTTTGTGTCATGGTCATCACCGTCAAAGACATCATTGTCAAAATTGCCATTTAGCCTGTATATACACAAAGTCTAATCGTAAGAAAAAAAGTAGGTTCTAATTCggacattgaaaaaaataacacggCGAACAATATccaatatatatgcattatatagtCAGTAAAATGTGTCTCCTGCGCTCTACCACGTGTTTGGACCAATTACAAGTGTCTGCCTATTAAAAGATATCTCCCAATTAGAAGATATTGAGTGTTCATTGAACGGAAACAAAGCAGATAGTCACGTTAATCTGATGGTTATGATCTTGTCACTTTCATTGGAGTGTTAGGGTAGGTCCAATAGGCAAGCCATCAATCAGtttgtaacttttaaacaattttctgTTCCTGAAATCAGTCGGTTGTGGTCGAAATCAGTCCAGACTGATAAATAGTCCATTTTATGAAGCCCTGGTCAACAACATCTGGGTCAATGTGTAAGAACTTAAACCCTGGCTCCAACTTAAAACCTTAGATACTCAattaaaacttggtacacatggtGCCAGAGACAAGATCTCTtgctttaataataaattagcTAATAATGTCCATTGTTTgcctgaaaacaaaaatcatcaaCAGAAAAGCATTGGCATTTGCTCTGCATAGCTCTTATTCTGGTTGATGCTTTTATACAGTGCATCAGTTAAAGCGTTTGCCGCAGCAACGTTAGATTTAACATGATGCCAAACCACTCTGATATAGATATTACAAATGGAGGAAACCCTGGACTAACAAATCACATTgattcattatattttcatgtttaacagtGTGCAAGTGCACCGCACATGGCAGTTATTACCAGATTTAAGCGTCCTATCAATTGAATATGCtcataaaactattttgtaaaaaacTGACCAAAACATGTCTTATTAGTTTGCCTGAAAACTCACTCAAGGGTCCAAAAAGTACTAAAGAATAATCCCTTAATGACAGGGTATTACTGTGTATTTCAGATTGCAATGTCTTGTATGGACAGTTCACTGCTCAAGTACAGTGCAAAGGACCATTTTTTCCGCGCGGCAGTGAGCCACCTATGTGTGGACACGCTTAACTGTCAACAGGCCCTGCAGAGATATGAGGAACTCTTTCCACAGTTCGCTGACGCGCGCGAGTGTAAACTGCTCAAGGTAAGTAACGGGACTGCccattttgtacattatcaactagtataaaacatttttataaaaaaacttacGCATGGTTTCTCTTTTTAGCATGCACATTTTATTGGATTGATATTTATGCATTTGCTGATCTATGAAATTAATAAGAGATCCATCATAAGTGTTCTCATGTTTGTTGAGTCTGATAGTAGATTGAACTGCAGATTAATGAGTATAACTTTTGAATAAAACACTTGCCttgttcaaaatgttgttttacatATCAAAAGGACAATGGCAAGTGACAAACTTCACGTTCAGGCTTCATGCCTTCTGCAATTAATATGAAAAGTAACACGTTTAAAttatactatataaaatgttataaacagTACATCTTTGggataaagctgcactctcacaggttgaacgttttgacaactttcttattttttgacttggaacgtgccaatttttgtgaaaatccatagaaaccagttatatatgactgctgacaaaaaattagattgctgatttttgtattttatatttaaattcaaaaattgatattttatgcatttttcttaaaccgttagttatggtttaagccataaaacattaattttcgaacagaaatatgaaaatgtacgatctgatcttttgtcagcaatcttttatcattggtttgcagatatttacgcaaaaaatttctctttccaagacaaaaaaataaaaaagttgtcaaacggtaaatctgtgagagtgcagctttaaagtatgGCATGAAAACTGCAAATAGTTTGTTGTTCCCTGTTTAATGTAATCCTTCTATTTCCGTACAGAGCCTGGTACAGGCGTGTGAAGACGAAGATGCTGATGCGTTCACGGACGCCATCAAGGAGTATGATTCCATCTCCCGTCTTGACCAATGGACAACCACTATGCTGCTACGTGTCAAGAAAAGAATTAACCAAGATGACCTCAAATAAAACGGGAAATGTAGCACAAAGTGTTGTAGGACTTTtattaattgtaaacattttgctGCCCTCAGATGTGGGAATCTTGTTGGCTAGTCCAGTGTTGAAAATAAATAGCTATCTACTACATGTTAGCGGTGTCAGTTACTAGCAGTTATGG
Coding sequences within:
- the LOC128209407 gene encoding alpha-soluble NSF attachment protein-like, which translates into the protein MADNEQKASQYMEEAEKKLKSSKSFFGSMFGGSTKVEDAADLYVRAANSFKMAKKWPGAGECFCRASELQLQLGSKHEAATHYVDAGGAYKKADPQEAVNCLGKAIEIYTDMGRFTIAAKHHVSIAEIYENELADMDKAISSYQQAADYYKGEESNSSANKCLLKVAQYAAQLERYDQAIQIYEEIAMSCMDSSLLKYSAKDHFFRAAVSHLCVDTLNCQQALQRYEELFPQFADARECKLLKSLVQACEDEDADAFTDAIKEYDSISRLDQWTTTMLLRVKKRINQDDLK